In Aedes albopictus strain Foshan unplaced genomic scaffold, AalbF5 HiC_scaffold_207, whole genome shotgun sequence, one DNA window encodes the following:
- the LOC109422132 gene encoding UDP-N-acetylglucosamine transporter codes for MAPKSASSNLKYLSLVTLTLQNAILGLSMRYARTRPGAMFLSSTAVVMAEVVKLLTSLVLVFMEEGKSLHRLHHALHSTIVKQPIDTLKICVPSFLYILQNNLLYVSASHLDAATYQVTYQLKILTTAVFAVIILRKQLFPTQWAALVALVVGVATVQLAQTDSSGTAASRQQHMPGEPDQNRLLGFSAALGACFLSGFAGIYFEKMLKGADISIWMRNIQLSLLSLPFGLVTCFVNDGIKITSDGFFYGYDGFIWYLILLQAGGGLIVAVVVKYADNILKGFATSLAIIISCVASMYLFDFNLTMQFTFGAALVIASIFLYGYDPNAAAKQKIVKLNPESVERLLAEKV; via the exons ATGGCTCCAA AATCCGCCAGCAGTAATCTGAAGTACCTCAGCTTGGTGACCCTCACGCTTCAGAATGCCATACTGGGACTTAGCATGCGGTACGCCCGGACCCGGCCCGGTGCGATGTTCCTCAGCTCCACAGCCGTCGTGATGGCCGAAGTGGTCAAACTGCTCACCAGTCTGGTGCTGGTGTTCATGGAGGAGGGCAAAAGTTTGCACCGGCTGCACCACGCCCTGCACAGCACGATCGTGAAGCAACCGATCGACACGCTCAAGATCTGCGTGCCGTCGTTCCTGTACATCCTACAGAACAACCTGCTGTACGTTTCGGCGTCGCATCTGGACGCGGCCACCTACCAGGTGACCTATCAGTTGAAAATTTTGACGACCGCAGTGTTTGCGGTGATTATTCTAAGGAAGCAGTTGTTCCCGACGCAGTGGGCTGCGCTGGTGGCGCTCGTTGTGGGCGTGGCCACTGTGCAGCTGGCGCAGACGGATTCGAGCGGGACGGCTGCCTCCCGGCAGCAGCACATGCCAG GTGAACCGGACCAGAACCGCCTGCTCGGCTTCAGCGCCGCCCTCGGTGCGTGCTTCCTGTCCGGCTTTGCCGGTATCTACTTCGAGAAGATGCTCAAGGGGGCGGACATCTCCATCTGGATGCGAAACATTCAGCTCAGCTTGCTCAGCCTGCCGTTCGGGCTGGTAACGTGCTTCGTGAACGACGGCATAAAAATCACCTCCGATGGGTTCTTCTATGGGTACGACGGGTTCATCTGGTACCTGATCCTGCTGCAGGCCGGCGGTGGCCTGATTGTGGCCGTGGTGGTCAAGTACGCCGACAACATCCTGAAGGGCTTTGCCACCTCGCTGGCGATCATTATTTCCTGTGTGGCGTCGATGTATCTGTTCGATTTCAACCTGACGATGCAGTTTACGTTTGGGGCCGCCCTGGTGATTGCATCGATTTTCCTCTACGGGTACGATCCGAATGCGGCCGCCAAGCAGAAGATCGTCAAGCTCAATCCGGAAAGCGTGGAGCGGCTGCTGGCGGAAAAGGTCTGA